The Malus sylvestris chromosome 8, drMalSylv7.2, whole genome shotgun sequence genomic interval TTTCTTTACCCTTAAATAATTGTTGTTTGAACTATTCTCATTTTTTCGTGTTAAAAAACGGTTCAACAACACACTTGAATGTAACAAAGTTAGTTTGAAcaatttcttgttctttttaCATTTAAGTTCGAATATTACtcaataaaatattgatgtgtgAATCTCTTTAATTCTTATTTCTGTCTCACAGAGACATTTTACCTTTCTCCTGCCCACCATCGAACAATTCACCAGCGGCATGAATCAAATTCATGACCTGTCGTGTGGAATGCACATCTAAATTTTTTTCCCAACCACTAGACCATCTCGTGATGATTTTGTTCATCTGTTTTCATAGGattcttaattaaatattataaagatcacatttatttatgttaatgtgtttattttggtgtgttttacaATTCACCCTTGAACACAAAAATATGTGATACAAAATGCACGTTAGAGGGAGATATTTTGCAGAATATACGTCAAATTTATGCGGGCAGCAAATTGGTTAGACATATTAATACGAACGCGACAACAAATGTCAAAGTGGCCATTTTTCTAACCGCATTCTGCATCGTACACTAACGACAAGACATCCTTGGTAGTTGGAAATCTTGTTGTCCACCAGACCTTCTAATCAATGAAGCTTACCTTAAAACTAAAAGTGGGTGCCCACTTAATAGCGACGAATTTCAGATCTATATTTTACTTAACAAGTTTTGGATTCGATTTTTGCCTTGATTAATCACATGAGCCATAAAGGCTGAAATGCCTTTGTAAGTTTTTCGGCTTCGAAAAACAGTAGACTGCCGTACCAGAACCAATTTGTCAATTTGCGTTAGTTCTAGAAGGAAAGCGGCGATGAGGACCGGCAGAGGCGATAAAAACCGGTACAAATTTATGGTAAAAAATCCAGAACAGATGACGAATTAGCCCAAGCCCAAAATATCATGGGCCTAGTTAGGCCCAAACACCTCTAATGATTATTCGTTTTTGACACAGTTGACTTAAAATCGGAAATCCATAATCTAATCCAACGGCTAGAATTCGAGGAGGCACAATCTGCCATCCAGAAGCCGCCAGGTTGGTATGAAAAACAATCTCCAGTCCGGAGATCTCAAGCCGCGTCAAAATTGCACCTCCCACCAAACACCAAATTCTCTGCACTCTTCCTCCTTCCCGTCAACGGAGATCTCTCGCCGGTGCTCGGATTGACTGGCCTTCGATCCGCCTCACTTCTTATATGTGAAGGTCAGTAGCGATCCCTACGCAAATTTCAATTCGTGTATTCGATCGGATTAGTGTGTggatttattgttttttttgtttgttcggATTGTTTGCATCGAtgaataaaatttcaatttttttgtcgaAGTCGGTTAATTTGGCGTATGGAATTGTGATTTACGAGATCTTGGGGGTGTTTGAATCGTTTAGTTTGAAACTCGAATTGTTGTGACTTAATATATTAACTTTCATATCATCAGGAAAATATGTCATGATGgcgaatttttcctttttttttaagctaaaTTGAGGTTTAGATTTCTGGGTTTTCAGAGATTTTCCATTTCATGTTGTTTGATTGGAATTTTAATTACTAATTATCAATGgagtatcttcttttttttttttaagtccgGGTTTAAGTCGGTGCAATTGGGGCTTGCCTGAAAtggtgatgtttttgtgttgtgGACCTGTGGTTTAAGGAATTTTTGATGTTTTAGTGGCTGGTTTCGATATGAATGAACTAATTCGTTTAGGGTTGTCCAGGGATGGGAGGTGGGTTCGGCGAATCAACGAGTAGGTCGTCCCAAGGGCCTTCATTCTCCGGCAGTAACAATAATGGTGACGCTGGTGATTTCGAATGCAATATTTGCTTTGAATTGGCCCAAGACCCAATTGTGACCCTATGCGGCCATCTCTTCTGCTGGCCTTGCCTTTACAAGTGGCTCCATATTCACTCCCACTCTCAGGAATGCCCTGTTTGCAAAGCCCTTGTAAAGGAGGAGAGTTTGGTTCCTTTATACGGTAGGGGAAAGACATCAACGGACCCAAGATCAAAGTCCATTCCTGGCATTAGTATCCCTAACCGTCCAGCAGGACAAAGACCCGAAACAGCTCCTCCACCAGAACAGAACCATTTTCCTCACCGTGGATTTGGGTTCATGGGAGGGATGGGAGGTTTGGGCGGGTTTGCACCAGTTGCAACCACAAGGTTTGGGAATTTCACATTTTCTGCGGCTATTGGTGGCTTTATCCCTTCTCTGTTCAATTTTCCGCTGCATGGGTTTCCTGATCCCACCATTTATGGTGAAAGTGCTGGATTTCCTCATGGGTTCTCAAATGCATTTCATGGCGGCCATATACATAGACATCACCTCCGCAGGGGAACAGGTCAGGGACAGCAAGATTATAGACTGAAGATGTTGTGTATGATTGTTATATTTTCAGTAATTCTTGCTCTCGCTTGGCAGTAGGTTGAATGTCAGTCTCAAGTCGCTAAGTTGCTAGCTCGATATTAGGGTGTAATCAACCTCTTGCATTGTATATCTGCTAGTTCATCTTTTTTGTTCTCATCAGGTTAAGTGTTCATATTCTACTGTTGTCTGTAATGTTGTCGATTTTGCCTGGTTGTCGCAGCATGGTGGTTCTGTTTCCAGATTCTCTCCCTACAACTTATTGCTTGTTTAAGTACTGGATTATTAGTGAACTTTACATGCAATGAATGACAGAACTTTGTATTTTTCGACAGAATCCCAGTTCCTAACGTGTTAGTTCATTACCGGATAATTCGATGTATGCCATCCTTGCGTAGTGTCTTTGTGTTCTGAGCATGTCCCTTGAGGTGTAATAGGTCTGATTCTCGTCGAATGCTTAGCATATTCTATACGTTCGGTATGAAATCTCACATGAATACGAAATACATAGCAGGTAGGCATCCATCAACTGTTGTCTAGTTGATGCATTGTTTGTTTGCAACGAAAATCGTCAACTGGTTGTCCAGCTGGGATTTTGACGATTTTCGTTTGTCTTCCAAGTGATTCGATCGACGAATTTAGCAGACATGTATCCATCCACTGGTCCATTTTTCTAGCTTTTGTCTGCAATCTTGTAGTTTATTGTGAAAGAGGAGAATGCGATTTGATCAAACGCCATTAGAATATAAAAACCAAGTTAGGGAGAGGTTTTGTCATCGTAAAGTGGATATGGGCCTGGTCTGGTCTGTACGGACAGTCTTCTATATGCCGAATGTGTTTATCTACGGAAAAGGATTCCGGGGATCTCAGGATTTCATGATCGTGATCGTaatcgtttatcgtatatcgtacgattagaaatcatttaaaatttaaaatttaaaattaaatataaatagtacttaacgaaaactaactgaccgcacgatatacgatgaacagtcACGATCATGGGATTTCCGGGATTCCCAGGAAAGGGATCCatcgaggatccttttcctttaTCTACAAGGTTCTAAGTTCCAAGTTTATCAAGTTTCAGTAGATGACGCTTTATCTCAGTAGCGGAAAGTAATTATATCTTTGCACTTTGGTGGAGGTTTGATTCCCACTAAGCCTCTTCCTCGTAATACTAATAATTTAGGATTTGCATCCTCGTCGGATCCCCTCcttggggatcctagggatcaacGAACACGGACCGTTGATAAAAAATCGTGCGGTCacagttttttccttttttatatttttcacccaaaacgatgttgttttacttttaaaaatataaaaaacatttaattgaGTCCGCATGATTTTTTATCAACAGTCTGTGTTCGTTGATCCCTAAGATCCCTAGGAAGGgaatccagagaggatccaaatccaataATTTAATCTACTAATGCTTCGTTTGTCAAAAAACAATTTCCAAGTTTGACTTCTAAGTCTTTGAACGTGGCCGTATGCTGGTGCACGTGAAACTCGATTTGTATTTACATTGGAGGATTTGAGTGTATGTACACAGCAGCACCAACATATTATGTACTCTTCTTTTGGTGTTCGTGGGCTACTTGGTACAATTTAGGGTCTCATTACTATGCTCtaggttttgtttttatatattgaAATTTTATACCAAGAATTTAACGGCAATAAATGTTGATGTGTAATATACACCGGAACATAATGTGGTTCATTTAGTGACATGTAcatgtcttttaatttaatatcattgtttgtaccatacttgaccaatctcgaaactacttagcaccggtcaacgttataccgtcaaggactcaaaagagtttccctccaaccaggaggccaattacagcgcgacacatgtcgatatcaaaagccaatcataacgcgacacgtgtcaacatcagaagccaatcacaacacgacacgcgtcaatgttagaatgaaactagaaactctcttctataaatagagatcattctctcacaatatttcctaatgtcatttgtactaaatcattcattagtactcactaaatgaaagcttgaacctatgtacttgtgtaaacccttcacaattaatgagaacttctctactccgtggacgtagccaatctaggtgaaccacgtacatcttgtgtttgcttccctgtctctattcatttacatacttatccatactagtgaccggagcaatctagcaaaggtcacaaacttaacactttatgttgtaccaaagttctcactgattttgtgcatcaacactcatcaataaaaaattaaacgtTAAAAGATAAATTAAGTCAAATTGACAAGTTTCACTCATTGAGATAGGTCATAGAGATGCCCCAAGAAGATGAGACAACTTTCGAGCATGCACTTATATATGTGATTGACAATTAATGATGATTTTATACGAATCAATCGTAAATGGATTTGGATTCTCTCCACTCCCCTCCTTCTCCTCCTATTTGAACTCTCAAAATTAAGCCATATTATCATCTTATTTTATGTTCTCtatagagaggaagaagaagagaaaactaAGAAGGATGGGAAATAGGGAAGAAAATCCAACTCCATTTGTAAGATATCTACCCGTCTACCTAGGGGTGCACATTGGATTAGAAATTTCAATCCAAAATGAATCGTTCTGAGTTTGAACATTTTCAATTCCGAAAATTTCCAAAATTGAATTACAATTGGAATGTACATATCTCAAACTTAATATTATAGAAAAAccatgcatattttttttttgtacttattatgttgatgcacaaaattagtgaggactttggtacgacataaagtgttaagtttgtgaccttcgctagattgctccggtcactagtatgaataaatatgtaaatggataaggataaggaagcaaacacaagatatacgtggttcacccagattggctacgtccacagagtagaggagttctcattaattgtgaagggtttacacaagtacataggttcaagctctcctttagtaagtaccagtgaatgatttaatacaaatgacattaggaaatattgtgagagaatgatctgtatttatagaagagagtttctagtttcattttgacattgacacgtgtcgcgctatgattggcctcctggtttgagggaaactcttctgggttttttacggtataacgttgaccggtactcagtagtttcgggatttgtcaagtatggtacaaacatattattatatttaaatatgCTTTATATCGTATTTACACCTAATATTTATGCAATAATTattgagagttttaacgaaaagttctcgatactgttcattttaacgaaaaatcaaatttttactctaaaatGTCAATCCttatactattcacttacaacaccttTTTGTCTTTtacgttaaaacttaaagttttgaagccattttcattagttttcttataattatataaatgcaTGCAAGTCCCAAATTCCTAGTCTCTAGACAAGCATGTGCGCTCATGGATGAACTTTCATTTAAGTTTCCTCTTAACCTCTTAACCGCACGTCTTTTGGGTTGTCGGTGAGTGTGACCACTGAAAACTATTCAATGTACACATTTATATCAAACATCGCTACCCATTATTAGCATTCCGAAATAGTCATTTGtacttataatatttaatttttattttcattgtaaAACAATAGGAACGTAGAATGATTATATATCTTGGAGTGTTAacgacaaattgttttgttgaaATGTCAGAGTGATTAACTAACAGTTTGTGTTAGTGATCACATTGATGTTGTTCTTTAACTTGCATTTTAACACTTACACAACATGATGAGCGTAGAGGTTTAACCATAAAAAACCTCAGTTATCATTAGAAGTGGAACTGctcaatataattaaaaaaaagtaaaataaaatcttTGTGATATGAGTTTATGAAATTTCAGACATGGATAGGAGTTATTGATGACAATATTTATGGATAATcttaatttctttcaaattgtACAAGCATACCTGCATGACAgaaatgactgaaaacgcttTTTGTGAAGATTTTGGATTTCAAAAGTATTTAAGTCCAAAAGTACTTTAAGTGCGTTTTTTAAAGAATCACCAAATATGTACTTCTTTCGTGAAGCACTTAAGTGCTTTTTTAGAATCCATTTAAATTTTTAGTAAGGATTGATTTCAGacacattttcatcaaaaacgcattcagtcattttaaaactaattcaaaacaaacctaTGTAAAAAAGATGATGCTTTCCATTTATGTAGCCTTTTGTGTACATTAGTGACGGTGGTGTTCATTTATATAGTTACTGGTCCCTGACGAAAGTGCCTTAATTAAGTGCTTTTTAATCACGGATTTTAAACGCGTCTTTTAATTATTGCTCACAAGTGGAAAAAAAAGGTTGGATTATAGCATGCTTAGgtgataagaagaagaaaagaatgggaaaatgatcatttattttagggaactttaacgaaaagctcatggtactgttcactttaacgaaaaaccacatttttacactaaaaagtcaattatggtactattcactttatcctttattttgtcattatcgttaaaacttaaagttttcaagccattttcattatttttccttattttagCTTGTTTAGGGGAATTTACGAGTTAAATGTACTTAACGACACGTATAAGCCACAATAATACATTTGGTACTTAACGACGTTCAACAAATTAAGTACGATTATCTACGACCACATAATTATTTAGTTTAATACAATCGAGCTTTCCATGTCTCTTTTAGCACAAGAATGTGACATAATATTTTCCCCTCCTCTGGAGTACGTTAGTAGAAAACTTGGTCTCGAagcttcaagtttttttttttttcttcttctaggttTTTAACTGCTTCTCATTTGAGAGGAATTAGTGGCGGAGTTAGGAAATATTATTTGTGGGGGCAGTAAGAATGGTACGTTATGAGTGTAAATTTTTTTGGACAGAGTAGCATGCAAATTAGTATTTCACTTGGTAGGTCTGAGGTTATTTGTCAAGTTATATTGCACATCTGTAGATAGATGCCAACAACTTCTAATCAAGTATGTCGACTAATATCAATATCTTTTGAGCAAGCGTGTCGACATATGTCCATGTATGCCGACTGAGCCTATGAACATATGCCCATAGAAACACATAAAAAGGCATGAGACTAGCAACTACCCTGCCCAATGCTCATACAGACAATTCGTCAAGCAGTTAGAGGACAGCTTTCAAGGACATCTCAGATTTTCAAATGGCAGCACCTAGCTCTTCTATGGAGAATTTCTAGGCTTGGGGATTCGCCCCTGAGAGGTATCAGGAGCTCAAAAATAGTTCTGCCAGACTACGATACATCAACATTTTGAGAAGTATTAATAACAAGAAAATaagggaaagaaaaacaaagtaaaattaTGAGAAAATTCATTCTTAAGAGGAAACAAGTGGATTGACAAATCTAACGTATAATCAGATATTTATTCACTGTAGTAGTATTTCCTTCATCAAATAATACGTCCtacatgacaaaaaaaaaatataaacagaAATATATACTGAATGTTCACAAAAATTTCTCGAGTCAATGAAGCACGAACTACTAATATAGATTATCTAGGTCTTACATAGCGATTTGATATTGGTGTACGGTCTTAGTCGTATAATATAAAAGACAGTCTTACGAAATCCCTAAACCAATTCTAATTCTTTGGTATGGACAAAGAATTACTAGTAGCCACATTCTTATtacaaatcaaaatataaaaacttaAATATACACTTGAATCTCCTTACCTATTAAGacataattaataatttaattgtcAAATGCATTGAACAAAAGTTTCAAAGACTACTAGATGAAAACTTTTTCGAGTCTGTCAGTTAAAATGTCTTAAGTTGGATGATATAATCaatattttatgaattaaatGTGATATTAATATAATGATAAACACTGAAACGAGCAG includes:
- the LOC126633353 gene encoding uncharacterized protein LOC126633353; protein product: MGGGFGESTSRSSQGPSFSGSNNNGDAGDFECNICFELAQDPIVTLCGHLFCWPCLYKWLHIHSHSQECPVCKALVKEESLVPLYGRGKTSTDPRSKSIPGISIPNRPAGQRPETAPPPEQNHFPHRGFGFMGGMGGLGGFAPVATTRFGNFTFSAAIGGFIPSLFNFPLHGFPDPTIYGESAGFPHGFSNAFHGGHIHRHHLRRGTGQGQQDYRLKMLCMIVIFSVILALAWQ